GACAGCTCCCAGTACGGCGACTTTCGTACGCGGGTGTCGATCAGAGTCTCGACCGGCGTCGGTCCCGACTGCCGGAGGTTGATGGGTACGCGCCGGTCGCTCTGGTCGACCGAGGGGACGTTGTAGTTCATGGGGCTTCTCCCGACGCTGTGGGGTTCTCACCGGACCACGGCGTCCGGTGAGCCGATGTGTACTTCGCGGAAACCGGTTCCGTACGAATCATGCCCGGATGTTCTAGATTATGGAACTAGATTCCCATAATGTGAGTGTAGAGTTGAGAAGGTAGCGGGATCAAGGGTCCCCGCCGGATGAGTCCGACCGGTACGGCAGAGAAGAGATCGGCCATGCGGAACAGATCTGAGTCGGCGTTCGTCCGCCGGTTGCTGGAGTCGGCGCGGTACGAAGTGCTGCCGACCCGGTCCATCTCCGAGCAGGTCGTCGAACATGTGCCGCTCGGGCGTACGCTCACGGTCACCGCATCGGTCAGCCTGGGGCTGTCTGCAACCCTCGAGGTCTCAGAAACCCTGCAGGGAATGGGATATCGGGCAGTCCCGCACCTCGCGGCCCGGATGGTCAGCGGCCGTGCGGAGCTCGCGGAGATCGTCGATCGACTGGTGGCCGCGGGCATCGACAGCGTGTTCGTCCCTGCCGGCGACGCAAACCCCGCGGTCGGCACGTACGCATCATCGCTCGACCTGCTCCGTGATCTGTCGACCATGGCGGCGCCGTTCCGGCAGGTGGGCATCGCCGGCTACCCCGAGTCGCATCCGACCATTCACGACGACGTCACCATTCAGGCCATGTGGGACAAACGCGACTACGCGACCCACGTCGTGAGCAACCTGTGCTTCGACCCGAACGTGTTGACCTCATGGGTGCACCGCATCCGCGCCCGCGGCAACACGATGCCCCTGCTGATCGGGATGCCCGGTCGGGTGGAACGCGCGAAGCTGCTCGCGATGGCGGGCAAGATCGGTGTGGGGGAGTCGAC
The sequence above is drawn from the Nocardioidaceae bacterium SCSIO 66511 genome and encodes:
- a CDS encoding methylenetetrahydrofolate reductase, with protein sequence MRNRSESAFVRRLLESARYEVLPTRSISEQVVEHVPLGRTLTVTASVSLGLSATLEVSETLQGMGYRAVPHLAARMVSGRAELAEIVDRLVAAGIDSVFVPAGDANPAVGTYASSLDLLRDLSTMAAPFRQVGIAGYPESHPTIHDDVTIQAMWDKRDYATHVVSNLCFDPNVLTSWVHRIRARGNTMPLLIGMPGRVERAKLLAMAGKIGVGESTRFLAKNKSTFARIATPGGYNPQRFIERIVPLIAQPAANVEGLHIFTFNQIAATEQWRRQWVDRLGPAVVAS